One window of Marmota flaviventris isolate mMarFla1 chromosome 5, mMarFla1.hap1, whole genome shotgun sequence genomic DNA carries:
- the LOC114084555 gene encoding H-2 class I histocompatibility antigen, alpha chain-like, with product MEAKGQRSPWSAQVGVAPSLLLLLLLLLLLLLLSELVPERTAESPWGLPVIVDGPASLAKVVMAELSNLKFEEKTWPRGTHSAQRMFGCEIQEDGRSSSFWQFGFNGQDHLSLDLETLSWVSAEPVAVRTKRWWEMERCYAEYDKAYLESLCLISLHRYLELESQSLTQIEPPMVQVTKHTTQDGTMLRCWALGFYPPDISLSWWLGRKELVLETEHVETRPSGDGTYQT from the exons ATGGAGGCCAAAGGCCAGCGAAGTCCCTGGAGCGCACAAGTCGGGGTGGCGCCgtcgctgctgctgctgctgctgctgctgctgctgctgctgctgctgtctgaGCTGGTGCCAGAGCGCACAGCAG AGAGTCCATGGGGGCTGCCAGTGATAGTGGATGGCCCAGCTTCCTTAGCAAAGGTGGTGATGGCAGAACTGTCCAACTTGAAGTTTGAAGAAAAAACATGGCCTAGAG GTACACACAGTGCTCAGCGCATGTTTGGCTGTGAGATCCAGGAAGATGGCAGGTCCAGCAGCTTCTGGCAATTTGGCTTCAATGGACAGGACCACCTGTCTCTGGACCTAGAGACACTGAGCTGGGTGTCAGCAGAGCCAGTGGCTGTGCGGACCAAGCGCTGGTGGGAGATGGAGCGCTGCTATGCAGAGTACGACAAGGCCTACCTGGAAAGCCTCTGCCTCATCTCCCTGCACAGGTATCTGGAGCTGGAAAGCCAGAGCCTCACTCAGATAG AGCCTCCCATGGTGCAGGTGACAAAGCACACCACCCAGGATGGGACCATGCTGAGATGCTGGGCCTTGGGCTTCTACCCACCAGACATCTCACTGAGCTGGTGGCTGGGTAGGAAGGAGCTGGTCCTGGAGACTGAGCATGTGGAGACACGCCCCAGTGGGGATGGCACTTATCAGACATGA